GAGGGGGCCCGGGCGGTTTCGAACGATCCGCGAATCGGCCCCCTGCTTCGGATGGAGTCCCGGATCACGGCGTGAGGAGCTCGGCGGCCCGGGCGGGGCCCGCCCGGGCCTTGACCCCGGCGGGTTTCCGCGTCCGGGCGATCGTCAGGACGTCCGAAAGCACGGCGCCCGCCGTCTCGCGGGGACCCGCGCCCGCGCCCGTTAGCGCGATCTCGCCCGCGGACTCGAAGACGAGCCGGATCGCGTTCTTGCGCCCGGAAACGGCGAGGGGGCTTTCGGAAGGAACGTAGAGGGGCCTCACGCGGGCGCCGTCGGCGCTCACGCGCGCGACGAGCCGCACGGCGAATCCCGAGGCGCGCGCGCCCTGGCACTCCTTCGCCGTCAGGCCCGTGATGCCGACCGTCTGCACGTCCTTGATCGAAAGATCCGATCCGTAGGCGCGCTGGTGGAGGATCGCGGCCTTCGCGGCCGCGTCGAGGCCGAGGAGGTCCAGCGAGGGATCCGTCTCGAGGATGCCCGCGGCGCGGGCCTCGGCGAGCGCGCGCTCGAACGGGACGCCCTGCTCGAGCTGCGACAGGATGTGCGTCGTGCTGCCGTTGAGGACGCCTTCGAGGTGGAGGAGCTTGTCGCCGCGGAAGGCTCCGTCGAGCACCTCGAGCACGGGCACCGCGCCCGCGACGGCCGCCGACGACGCGAGGGCGCGGCCGTACTGCTCGCCGAGCTTGCGGAGACGGCCGGGGTCGAGCGCAAGGGCCCCCTTCGCCGCGGTCACGACGTCCCTTCCGGCGGAGAAGGCGGCTTCGATCTCGGCCACGGCGGCCTCGCAGGAGGCGAGGTCCGTCGGCGTCACCTGGACCACGACGTCGGCGGGCGAGCGCGCGGCGGCCTCGGCGGAGGACCACTCGCGGTAGCCCGCGCCGTAGGCGGAGACGGCGCCCTTGCCGAGCTTCGCGGCGAGGAGGCGCTTCGCGTCGAGCCCGTTCTCGTCGACGACGGTGCCCGAGCGATCCGTCACCGAGACCACGCGGACGGGAACGCCGCCCTCGGCCACGATCTCGACGAGCGCGCGGCCGACGTTGCCGAACCCGAGGAGGGCGACGCGGACGGGGGCGCTCACGAGGGCACACCCCCGGCGACGGCCGCGCGCTCGTCGAGATCGTGGCCGAGGGCGGCGTTCCCGTCCGCGTGGTCTCGGTGACGGATCGCTCGGGCA
The window above is part of the Candidatus Thermoplasmatota archaeon genome. Proteins encoded here:
- a CDS encoding homoserine dehydrogenase, which codes for MSAPVRVALLGFGNVGRALVEIVAEGGVPVRVVSVTDRSGTVVDENGLDAKRLLAAKLGKGAVSAYGAGYREWSSAEAAARSPADVVVQVTPTDLASCEAAVAEIEAAFSAGRDVVTAAKGALALDPGRLRKLGEQYGRALASSAAVAGAVPVLEVLDGAFRGDKLLHLEGVLNGSTTHILSQLEQGVPFERALAEARAAGILETDPSLDLLGLDAAAKAAILHQRAYGSDLSIKDVQTVGITGLTAKECQGARASGFAVRLVARVSADGARVRPLYVPSESPLAVSGRKNAIRLVFESAGEIALTGAGAGPRETAGAVLSDVLTIARTRKPAGVKARAGPARAAELLTP